One stretch of Pyrenophora tritici-repentis strain M4 chromosome 4, whole genome shotgun sequence DNA includes these proteins:
- a CDS encoding putative alpha-1,2-mannosidase, translating into MAVSEHAALFRFDFSKVSTGNASADPLIMLDLTDLWASRQNASISIDAIDGSESGRMKGNGTFLPSFGAGTYQAYFCLDVSGGSVKDSGVWVNNGAGTEPKNLYVTRGFNLFYLQAGGFIRFKGPLSGPVLARMGLGFISTDQACRNAEREIPGPNYNFDGLVKTAEAAWREKLKPITVEKGDVDDSMLVSFWSAVYRTMISPQNYTGENPHWQSSEPYFDSFYCIWDMWRVQLPFLTVLDPAMLSNMVRSLLDTYKHRGWLPDCMMSTCRGWTQGGSDADNVLVDAYVKNVTGIDWELAYQAIVNDAENEPLEWSYQGRGGLNSWKKLNYIPYRDFDPVGFGTNSRSISRTLEYAYNDFNLATLARGLGKDTTTKYMSRATNWQNLFKADQTSSINGVNTNFTGFFQPKFLNGTWGFQDPIACSPLTSFCSLTSNPSETFESSAWEYMFFVPHDVGKLIELTGGDETFIKRLDFFHTSGLADIGNEPVFLTVYMPHFAGRPALSAKRARSYIPSSFNDTLPGLPGNDDSGAMASFAIFSMFGLFPNPGQNVYFITPPFFPSLSITNPITNATATIHNINFDKAYKNIYIQSAKLNGETYTRNWIGHEFFTKGGILELELGDKESEWGTKVEDRPPIC; encoded by the exons ATGGCAGTCTCGGAACACGCTGCACTGTTCCGGTTCGACTTCTCAAAGGTGTCGACTGGCAATGCGAGTGCCGACCCACTCATCATGCTTGACCTGACTGATCTCTGGGCAAGTCGGCAGAATGCTTCAATCAGTATTGACGCGATTGATGGCTCTGAGAGTGGAAGAATGAAAGGCAACGGCACCTTCCTCCCAAGTTTTGGGGCAGGCACATACCAGGCTTACTTCTGCCTGGATGTTTCCGGGGGGTCCGTGAAAGACTCCGGAGTTTGGGTCAACAACGGAGCAGGAACAGAACCAAAGAATCTTTACGTTACTCGGGGATTCAACCTGTTCTACCTCCAGGCTGGCGGCTTCATACGCTTTAAAGGTCCGCTCTCTGGGCCTGTACTTGCGCGTATGGGTCTCGGCTTCATTAGCACTGATCAGGCATGCCGAAACGCTGAGCGCGAGATACCTGGTCCCAATTACAACTTTGATGGGCTGGTGAAAACAGCTGAAGCAGCCTGGCGCGAAAAGCTCAAGCCGATAACAGTCGAAAAAGGAGACGTGGATGACAGCATGCTCGTCAGTTTCTGGAGCGCTGTCTATCGCACGATGATATCACCACAGAACTACACGGGAGAGAACCCACATTGGCAGAGCAGTGAGCCATATTTCGATTCGTTCTATTGCATCTGGGATATGTGGCGTGTTCAACTTCCGTTTCTCACGGTCTTGGACCCGGCGATGCTGTCGAACATGGTTCGAAGTCTACTCGATACGTACAAACATCGCGGGTGGCTCCCAGACTGCATGATGAGTACCTGCAGGGGTTGGACACAAGGCGGTTCCGACGCTGACAACGTCCTCGTTGATGCTTATGTGAAGAACGTCACTGGTATCGACTGGGAACTTGCATACCAAGCCATCGTCAACGATGCTGAGAACGAACCTCTAGAATGGAGTTACCAAGGACGAGGTGGCCTGAACAGCTGGAAGAAATTGAACTACATTCCGTACCGCGATTTTGACCCAGTCGGTTTTGGTACAAACTCTCGAAGCATATCCCGGACACTGGAGTATGCGTACAACGACTTTAATCTCGCAACTCTCGCTCGCGGCCTGGGTAAAGACACTACCACAAAATACATGTCCCGCGCAACGAACTGGCAAAACCTCTTCAAAGCAGACCAGACCTCTTCTATCAACGGCGTCAATACAAACTTCACCGGTTTCTTCCAACCTAAATTTCTAAACGGAACTTGGGGCTTCCAAGATCCCATCGCGTGTAGCCCATTGACGAGTTTCTGCTCCCTGACATCAAACCCATCCGAGACTTTTGAGTCGAGTGCATGGGAATACATGTTCTTTGTTCCCCACGACGTCGGCAAACTCATCGAACTAACAGGCGGCGACGAAACATTCATCAAGCGACTTGACTTCTTCCATACCTCAGGTTTGGCAGATATTGGTAATGAACCAGTCTTTTTAACAGTCTACATGCCGCATTTTGCTGGCAGACCAGCTCTTTCTGCCAAACGGGCGCGTTCCT ACATACCATCAAGCTTTAACGACACCCTCCCTGGACTCCCCGGTAACGACGACTCTGGCGCCATGGCCAGCTTCGCCATCTTCAGCATGTTTGGCCTCTTCCCCAACCCAGGCCAGAACGTCTACTTCATCACACCCCCCTTCTTCCCTTCACTCTCCATCACTAACCCAATTACCAACGCTACGGCTACAATCCACAACATCAACTTTGACAAGGCCTACAAGAACATCTACATTCAGAGCGCCAAACTAAACGGCGAGACATACACACGCAACTGGATTGGCCACGAGTTCTTCACAAAGGGGGGCATACTGGAGCTGGAGCTGGGAGACAAGGAGAGTGAGTGGGGAACCAAGGTTGAAGATCGTCCGCCTA TATGCTAA
- a CDS encoding Zn-finger protein has product MDIQQRGRSPSTGQRIHKGHSPSPSPHAPFQHQHNANLGFEAIQDPSSYAVTSAGLNNAQFLTTTQGQPFSQQTSFADPGFFQTTQSISQHNTPQFGPQGSNNISPDPLDLTNTNNPDFNFFQSNALGQNQSLSSYLGNTLDPHLLETQSQQNQSVNPSELMHQMATAQHNAPTPPHLLPNMNSHQSPSPHASPNINQGPFRPPGHSRNTSLDPSAAYGTEWGQMAGASFGGHRSRGNSDAAFSDVASSVHNSPYLQQHDSFDNDQPSPLLNAQNDPQLFQDPVPGFDRFNLNSGNAHLSAGNSPHISPRLLPQNQQVLPQFQPETFGQSSEPFPSLNQPMPEFGQADAMSPPEINIDFAPPSRQPSFEPPKPEHQIDALSPPDRSRSRNRMRAKSDPFSSASSRASTPGSEVRRSLSPNAAKSRSPSPSGKSSRRSSTSSVPNRDYILDLADPSRPAPADGSNPKRTQKHPATFQCTLCPKRFTRAYNLRSHLRTHTDERPFVCSVCGKAFARQHDRKRHEGLHSGEKKFVCRGNLKDGSNWGCGRRFARADALGRHFRSEAGRVCIRPLLEEEAREKGEWDGQNQQMNNGNGMFAPMPAQNFGGMMSGQPGFDSYSQPGGMQSSQQFLPAALLAQYPALAGIQWDQLPAGPPDEDGDVSGRSSFDASSGGEYYEEENEYQQGNHQTIYAGGNNGWVSDSYDGR; this is encoded by the exons ATGGATATCCAACAACGAGGGCGCTCTCCCTCTACGGGCCAGCGCATTCATAAAGGACACTCACCCTCGCCCAGCCCACACGCGCCATTCCAGCATCAGCACAACGCAAACTTGGGCTTCGAAGCTATCCAGGACCCGTCCTCGTACGCCGTCACCAGCGCGGGGCTAAACAACGCGCAGTTCCTTACCACCACCCAGGGACAGCCCTTTTCGCAGCAAACTTCCTTTGCCGATCCGGGTTTCTTCCAGACGACACAGAGTATTTCTCAGCACAATACGCCTCAATTTGGCCCCCAAGGCAGCAATAATATCTCGCCTGACCCACTTGACCTGACCAACACAAACAATCCCGACttcaacttcttccagagcaACGCCCTCGGCCAGAACCAATCGCTGTCGTCGTACCTGGGAAACACACTCGATCCGCATCTGCTCGAAACGCAGTCGCAACAAAATCAGTCGGTCAACCCATCCGAGCTCATGCACCAGATGGCAACCGCACAACACAACGCGCCTACCCCGCCACACCTCCTGCCAAACATGAACAGCCACCAGAGCCCAAGTCCACACGCGTCTCCGAACATAAATCAAGGTCCGTTCAGGCCTCCAGGTCACTCGCGCAACACGTCCTTGGACCCCAGCGCTGCGTATGGAACAGAGTGGGGGCAGATGGCAGGCGCAAGCTTCGGAGGTCATAGGTCTAGGGGAAATAGCGATGCCGCCTTTTCCGACGTCGCTTCCTCTGTACACAACTCTCCCTACCTGCAACAGCACGACAGCTTCGACAATGACCAGCCGTCGCCGCTCCTCAACGCGCAAAATGACCCACAGCTGTTCCAGGATCCCGTCCCAGGCTTTGACAGATTCAACTTGAACAGCGGCAATGCACACCTCAGCGCGGGCAACAGTCCACACATCTCGCCTCGTCTGCTCCCGCAGAATCAGCAGGTGCTACCCCAGTTTCAGCCCGAGACATTCG GACAGAGCTCAGAACCCTTTCCATCGCTGAACCAGCCTATGCCTGAGTTTGGCCAAGCCGATGCAATGTCACCGCCGGAGATCAACATTGACTTTGCCCCGCCCTCGCGCCAGCCGAGCTTTGAGCCGCCGAAGCCTGAGCACCAGATAGATGCGCTGAGCCCGCCTGACCGAT CACGTAGTCGGAACAGGATGCGCGCCAAATCCGATCCATTTAGTAGCGCTAGTTCGCGCGCATCTACGCCTGGCTCTGAAGTGCGCCGATCACTGTCTCCCAACGCCGCAAAGTCTCGATCTCCCTCGCCTTCAGGCAAGTCTTCTCGCCGCTCGTCTACTTCAAGCGTGCCCAATCGCGACTACATTTTGGATCTTGCAGATCCTTCGAGGCCTGCGCCTGCTGATGGGTCAAACCCGAAGCGTACGCAAAAGCACCCCGCGACATTTCAGTGCACACTATGCCCGAAGCGCTTTACAAGAGCGTACAATCTTCGGTCGCATTTGCGTACACATACAGACGAGCGTCCTTTTGTGTGCAGCGTATGTGGCAAAGCATTCGCACGTCAGCACGATCGGAAACGACATGAAGGACTACATTCTGGGGAGAAGAAGTTTGTGTGCCGCGGTAATCTCAAAGATGGTAGCAACTGGGGTTGTGGCAGGCGCTTCGCTCGTGCGGATGCTTTGGGTCGTCACTTCCGATCTGAAGCTGGTCGCGTATGTATTCGTCCCTTGCTTGAAGAGGAGGCACGCGAGAAGGGTGAATGGGATGGCCAGAATCAGCAGATGAACAACGGCAACGGCATGTTTGCGCCAATGCCTGCTCAGAACTTTGGCGGTATGATGTCTGGACAGCCTGGCTTTGATTCATACTCTCAGCCCGGTGGCATGCAATCATCGCAGCAGTTCTTGCCAGCAGCTCTTCTAGCTCAGTACCCTGCGCTTGCGGGTATTCAATGGGACCAGCTCCCTGCCGGACCGCCTGACGAGGATGGAGACGTTAGCGGTCGTAGCAGTTTTGATGCTTCTAGTGGAGGCGAATACTACGAAGAGGAGAATGAGTACCAGCAGGGCAATCACCAGACCATTTATGCCGGTGGCAACAATGGCTGGGTCAGCGATTCCTATGACGGACGGTGA